A region from the Terriglobia bacterium genome encodes:
- a CDS encoding LysM peptidoglycan-binding domain-containing protein, which translates to MRISKGLLALPLLGAAIASTGCGSKDGRQAAHATPPKNATAPTITQQQAQESKPVPTVEEKPSVAPQQQDPVPALIAQVESEYQKGQANYQAGHLEAAKASFDKAFDMLLQGKVGVESDDRLQNEFDKIVEAVHTLEMQALKEGDGFTEQPAEPAPIDEANEVTFPVDPNVRAKAEAELRMTKSDLPLMMTDQVASFINYFSTRGKGTLERGLERSGRYRDMIERVLKEEGVPQDLIYLAQAESGFHPLALSRAGARGMWQFMASRASGYGLQRNWWVDERQDPEKSTRAAARHLKDLYNEFGDWYLAMAAYNSGPLTVQRAVQRTGYADFWELYKRNVLPKETRNYVPIIIAETIMAKNPAQYGLQDVVMDKPPAVDKVKIDYPVDLRLVAECTDTTVANLQDLNPSLLRMMTPKEGEFTLNVPAGTGEKFEQAIAAIPQDMRVWWRYHTVEPGETLSRIASRYHTTSAAIAQVNSIDTDSELQADTKLIIPVTPGRQVDRLTFSKHATRYKVRRGDTVLSIADDFGVPAERLRRWNHIRGNYIRAGRVIRIYRPTGTVEESTRAASRERGKKATLAKTRKGTASDHGTPEIAAKSSYNRSLQATNGKALRHKVRRGETLTSIANSYNTTVAQLKRDNNLGADNLKAGQVLVIK; encoded by the coding sequence ATGAGAATATCCAAGGGTTTACTGGCGCTCCCCCTATTAGGCGCCGCTATAGCTTCTACGGGTTGCGGATCCAAAGACGGCCGCCAGGCCGCCCATGCGACGCCCCCGAAAAACGCCACCGCCCCGACCATTACCCAGCAGCAGGCCCAGGAATCAAAGCCAGTCCCAACCGTTGAAGAAAAGCCGTCGGTTGCTCCGCAGCAACAGGACCCCGTTCCCGCGCTGATCGCGCAGGTCGAGAGCGAATACCAGAAAGGGCAAGCCAATTACCAGGCCGGCCATCTCGAGGCCGCGAAGGCGAGCTTCGACAAGGCGTTCGACATGCTCCTTCAGGGCAAAGTCGGCGTAGAGAGCGACGATCGCCTGCAGAACGAGTTCGACAAGATTGTCGAGGCGGTGCACACCCTGGAGATGCAGGCGCTCAAAGAAGGTGACGGATTCACGGAGCAACCGGCGGAACCGGCGCCGATCGACGAGGCGAACGAGGTCACGTTCCCGGTCGATCCGAACGTGCGTGCCAAGGCAGAAGCCGAGCTGCGCATGACCAAGTCGGACTTGCCGCTTATGATGACCGACCAGGTGGCGAGCTTCATCAATTATTTTTCAACCAGAGGCAAGGGGACACTCGAGCGTGGGCTGGAGAGGTCGGGTCGGTACCGCGACATGATTGAACGCGTCCTGAAGGAAGAAGGCGTTCCGCAGGACCTGATCTATCTTGCACAGGCCGAATCGGGGTTCCATCCGCTGGCGCTGTCGCGCGCGGGCGCACGAGGCATGTGGCAGTTCATGGCTTCCCGAGCGAGCGGTTACGGCTTACAGCGCAACTGGTGGGTTGACGAGAGACAGGACCCGGAGAAATCGACGCGCGCCGCCGCCAGGCACCTGAAGGATCTTTATAACGAGTTCGGCGACTGGTATCTCGCGATGGCGGCCTACAACTCAGGCCCGCTGACGGTGCAGCGCGCGGTGCAGCGCACAGGATACGCGGATTTCTGGGAGCTCTATAAGCGCAACGTTCTGCCGAAGGAGACGAGGAACTACGTTCCCATCATCATCGCCGAGACCATCATGGCGAAGAATCCGGCGCAGTATGGCCTGCAAGATGTCGTGATGGATAAGCCACCGGCAGTGGACAAGGTGAAGATTGATTATCCGGTCGATCTTCGTCTCGTGGCGGAGTGCACCGATACTACGGTTGCCAATTTACAGGACCTCAACCCGAGCCTTCTGCGCATGATGACACCGAAGGAAGGCGAATTCACGCTGAACGTTCCGGCGGGAACCGGTGAAAAGTTCGAACAGGCAATTGCTGCGATTCCCCAGGATATGCGCGTATGGTGGCGCTATCACACGGTTGAACCCGGCGAGACGCTAAGCCGCATCGCCTCGCGATACCACACGACATCGGCTGCAATCGCGCAGGTGAACAGCATCGATACAGATTCGGAACTGCAGGCCGACACGAAATTGATTATTCCGGTTACGCCGGGGCGACAGGTTGACCGCTTGACGTTTTCGAAGCACGCGACGCGTTACAAGGTGCGCCGGGGTGACACGGTTCTTTCCATCGCCGACGATTTTGGAGTTCCAGCGGAAAGGTTGCGCAGGTGGAATCACATTCGCGGGAACTACATAAGAGCTGGCCGGGTCATCCGTATCTATCGCCCGACCGGCACCGTCGAGGAATCTACTCGCGCAGCTTCCCGGGAGCGTGGCAAGAAAGCCACACTAGCGAAGACGCGGAAGGGGACGGCGAGCGATCACGGGACCCCGGAGATCGCGGCTAAGTCTAGTTATAACAGGAGCTTGCAGGCGACCAACGGGAAAGCATTACGGCATAAGGTTAGGCGTGGTGAAACCCTCACGAGCATTGCCAATTCCTATAACACGACGGTTGCCCAGTTGAAGAGAGATAACAATCTGGGCGCCGATAATCTCAAGGCCGGACAAGTCCTGGTAATCAAATAG
- the ruvX gene encoding Holliday junction resolvase RuvX: MTKSGRVLALDVGSKTIGLAVTDPLGITAQGLDTIRRKNKRTDLAALAEVLAKYEVTEIVVGLPLRMSGQEGIQAEKIRDFVAILEKEFGLPIHLVDERLTSVEANRVLRESEMSIGKRAGAVDRLAAVLILQNFLEMRRNQGGQGEWAE; this comes from the coding sequence TTGACAAAATCGGGGCGTGTGCTGGCCCTGGATGTTGGATCGAAAACGATCGGGCTCGCGGTCACCGATCCGCTTGGGATCACCGCCCAGGGGCTCGACACGATCCGCAGGAAGAACAAGCGAACGGACCTGGCCGCGCTGGCGGAGGTGCTTGCGAAGTACGAGGTCACGGAGATCGTAGTCGGCCTACCCCTCAGAATGAGCGGGCAGGAGGGTATACAGGCGGAGAAGATCCGTGATTTTGTCGCAATTTTGGAGAAGGAGTTTGGGCTTCCTATTCACCTGGTGGACGAAAGGCTCACATCTGTCGAGGCGAACCGGGTGCTGCGCGAGAGCGAGATGTCGATTGGCAAGCGCGCAGGTGCGGTGGATCGACTGGCCGCGGTTCTGATCCTGCAAAACTTCCTCGAGATGCGTCGAAACCAAGGAGGACAAGGCGAGTGGGCAGAGTAA
- a CDS encoding TonB-dependent receptor: MKTNRELFRVLVLLVLFAVSAVAQVSTADLRVAVRDVKGAVIKNATVTVKSAAQGFERTQSANVDGDYQFRALPPGRYEVTITAPGFAKGVANNLVITVGQIAELPVTLELATVKEEVTVSTEAELVETQQSSSSTTIAQTSIDNLPINGRNYINFALTNSQLSRDTTPSIGAAPTSGINAGGQRARGNQVNVDGMDAVDNSTNGIRSTVSQEAVQEFQLQTEGYTAEYGRASGAVINIVTKSGTNEFHGSAYGYLRNRYIQATNPFSTVYQPAYTRTQAGIALGGPIKKDRTYYFFSFETTRRNESGYTSIGQDNFGLTSTADITKYMNAYYAGHGIPQNLPAGTIVVPVTPQQAAFLNAAPVTPDTIGYAFLVGGSSTVALTGQNGVTPYLGASPSSFGYFITDQASGQQVPVSLPASYVPLNTVGGNFPVGELTDIYSLRLDHRLTNNQNLSMRVGASPSQISGIQVNAQGPQNFGQNAWSRTSRQDYHDWSINAMHSWTIGSNKVNEFRFQYSRRGLLYSYANTPDGAKVGVNIPGVAFFGREPFSFVKRTEKRYEVTDHFSLTKGTHNMKWGVDVNYLPLEADFTVNFGGVYDFGDLNLAPGVPTLSAVQAYGAGMPQTFIQGVGNPHDKFSNTALAGFWEDSWRVTHNFTLNYGVRYDVELTPTFAATTPEAAAAQNALGITQGIPRDYNNVAPRIGIAWDPKGDGKTVIRSSFGLFYDHPLLALAFDSDVADGSQAPQIGLGFGIPSQGCTLSAANLFTGLFSTCPLAPELNYLPEEQRFNSTPNAPTAWANQAFLTAGPGGGPIPLTLLPFGLPTAKNFVYPYSNQVTFGIEHDLGHDMALSLNYNFVGGRHLNRPINVNAVRTDLLIQNWRNALAAGDPGAQLSPLLVGSVGGVAPCGVSPTGAPWIAPAIVSFFRPSGMNPSYLGQAPYGIGGTQCETLGNGLLQAYGLGVGVPVPFSDMLGNFSSGSSVYHGFTANLKKRFSKNYEFLASYTWSHAIDDSTDLQTPLAPQDNYNPSAERSTSLFDQRHRFVFSAVVQSGHRAGGFAGHLMNDWTVAPIIEIGSGRPFNIITGVDNNFDFGTLTDRPSMATAGQTNSCGFTAAASKFSPTGYLIAPCWMDGVFTGNLPRNSGIRPKTVFTDMRVSKRISLTERVKLDAIMDGFNLINRFNVADVNPLWDQAGKPTAAFDPRQFQFALRLSW, encoded by the coding sequence ATGAAAACGAACAGGGAGCTGTTCCGAGTGCTAGTTCTCCTTGTGCTCTTCGCAGTGTCCGCTGTCGCGCAGGTTTCTACCGCGGATCTTCGCGTCGCCGTGAGGGATGTCAAAGGGGCTGTAATTAAGAATGCGACGGTAACGGTAAAGAGCGCAGCGCAAGGATTCGAAAGAACGCAATCGGCGAACGTAGATGGCGATTACCAATTTCGGGCGCTACCGCCGGGGCGTTACGAGGTGACGATCACGGCTCCTGGCTTTGCGAAGGGCGTAGCCAACAACTTAGTCATTACGGTCGGCCAGATAGCAGAATTGCCGGTGACCCTGGAATTAGCCACCGTGAAGGAAGAAGTGACCGTTTCAACCGAAGCGGAACTCGTCGAAACGCAGCAGAGCTCCTCATCGACAACGATCGCGCAGACGAGCATTGACAATCTGCCCATCAATGGACGCAACTACATTAATTTCGCGCTTACCAACTCGCAGTTGTCACGCGACACTACACCGAGCATCGGGGCCGCTCCGACTTCGGGAATCAACGCCGGCGGACAGCGCGCTCGCGGCAACCAGGTGAACGTGGACGGAATGGATGCGGTCGACAACTCCACCAACGGGATCCGCTCGACAGTGTCGCAGGAAGCAGTGCAGGAATTCCAACTACAGACAGAGGGCTACACGGCCGAGTACGGCCGGGCTTCCGGCGCAGTCATTAACATTGTGACCAAGAGCGGAACCAACGAGTTCCACGGTTCGGCATACGGTTATTTGCGGAACCGTTACATCCAGGCGACGAACCCGTTCTCGACGGTTTACCAGCCGGCCTATACGAGAACGCAGGCAGGCATAGCCCTGGGCGGACCCATTAAGAAGGATCGGACCTATTACTTCTTCTCATTTGAGACGACGAGGCGAAACGAGTCAGGCTACACCTCGATCGGGCAGGACAATTTCGGGCTGACTTCCACTGCGGACATCACGAAGTATATGAATGCGTACTACGCAGGCCACGGCATTCCTCAGAATCTGCCTGCGGGTACAATCGTCGTTCCGGTAACTCCGCAGCAGGCTGCATTTCTGAACGCCGCGCCAGTCACGCCCGACACAATCGGCTACGCGTTTCTCGTCGGTGGGTCGAGTACGGTGGCGCTGACCGGTCAGAATGGAGTCACGCCTTACCTTGGAGCATCTCCGAGCAGCTTTGGCTACTTCATTACTGATCAGGCGTCAGGTCAGCAGGTCCCGGTTTCGCTGCCTGCATCGTATGTACCACTGAACACCGTAGGTGGAAACTTCCCTGTCGGCGAACTCACCGATATTTACAGCCTGCGTCTCGATCACCGCTTGACGAACAACCAGAACCTTTCCATGCGCGTAGGAGCCAGCCCAAGCCAGATTTCGGGAATCCAGGTGAACGCGCAAGGTCCGCAGAACTTCGGGCAGAACGCCTGGTCGCGTACCTCGCGGCAGGACTATCACGATTGGTCCATCAACGCGATGCACTCCTGGACGATCGGCTCGAACAAAGTCAACGAGTTCAGGTTCCAGTATTCACGGCGCGGCCTGTTGTATTCGTATGCGAACACTCCTGATGGCGCGAAGGTCGGCGTCAACATTCCAGGAGTCGCGTTCTTCGGCCGCGAACCCTTCAGCTTTGTGAAGCGTACTGAAAAGCGGTATGAGGTCACGGATCACTTCTCCCTGACCAAGGGCACGCACAACATGAAGTGGGGGGTAGACGTCAACTACTTGCCCTTGGAAGCCGATTTCACGGTCAATTTCGGCGGAGTCTACGATTTCGGAGACTTAAACCTGGCTCCTGGCGTCCCGACGCTCTCGGCGGTGCAGGCTTACGGCGCTGGGATGCCGCAGACTTTCATCCAGGGCGTCGGCAATCCTCACGACAAGTTCTCGAACACAGCGCTGGCGGGTTTCTGGGAGGATTCGTGGCGCGTGACGCACAACTTCACGCTGAACTATGGCGTGCGGTACGACGTCGAGTTGACGCCGACCTTTGCTGCGACAACACCCGAGGCAGCAGCAGCGCAAAACGCACTGGGGATCACGCAAGGCATTCCGCGGGATTACAACAACGTCGCGCCTCGGATCGGAATTGCCTGGGACCCGAAGGGCGATGGCAAGACGGTGATTCGCTCTTCGTTCGGACTGTTCTACGATCACCCGCTGCTCGCGCTGGCATTTGACTCGGACGTAGCCGATGGCTCGCAGGCTCCGCAGATCGGGTTGGGCTTCGGGATTCCGTCCCAGGGATGCACGCTGAGCGCAGCCAACCTCTTCACTGGCCTGTTCTCAACTTGTCCCCTGGCTCCGGAACTGAATTATCTTCCCGAGGAGCAGAGGTTCAACTCGACGCCAAACGCGCCCACCGCATGGGCCAACCAGGCGTTCCTGACGGCGGGCCCGGGCGGAGGGCCGATTCCATTAACGTTGCTGCCCTTCGGGCTGCCGACGGCGAAAAACTTCGTCTACCCCTACTCCAACCAGGTCACGTTCGGGATTGAACATGATCTTGGGCACGACATGGCACTCAGCCTGAACTACAACTTCGTTGGTGGAAGACACCTCAATCGGCCCATCAACGTGAATGCGGTTCGAACCGATCTGTTGATTCAGAACTGGCGAAATGCGCTGGCCGCCGGTGATCCGGGTGCTCAACTCAGTCCTCTACTGGTTGGGTCCGTCGGCGGCGTTGCACCATGTGGAGTTAGCCCAACCGGTGCTCCTTGGATCGCGCCGGCTATTGTGAGCTTCTTCCGCCCATCGGGAATGAACCCGTCCTACCTGGGCCAGGCCCCCTATGGAATAGGGGGGACGCAATGCGAAACACTTGGAAATGGCCTGTTGCAGGCGTACGGCCTCGGCGTCGGCGTTCCCGTGCCCTTCAGCGATATGCTCGGGAACTTCTCGAGTGGAAGCTCGGTTTATCATGGTTTCACTGCAAACCTGAAAAAGCGCTTTTCTAAGAACTACGAATTCCTGGCGTCGTACACGTGGTCACACGCGATTGACGACTCGACCGATTTGCAGACACCCCTTGCGCCGCAGGATAACTACAATCCATCAGCCGAACGCTCGACCTCGTTGTTCGACCAGCGTCACCGCTTCGTCTTCAGCGCGGTCGTTCAGAGTGGCCACAGGGCGGGCGGTTTCGCCGGGCACCTGATGAATGATTGGACAGTAGCTCCGATTATTGAAATTGGTTCGGGTAGGCCGTTCAACATCATCACCGGAGTCGACAACAATTTCGATTTCGGAACCTTGACCGACCGGCCATCGATGGCCACCGCGGGGCAGACGAACAGCTGCGGGTTTACGGCAGCAGCTTCGAAGTTCTCGCCGACAGGGTACTTGATCGCGCCATGCTGGATGGACGGTGTCTTCACCGGAAATCTGCCACGCAATTCGGGCATCCGGCCAAAGACCGTGTTCACGGACATGCGCGTTTCGAAGCGCATCAGCCTGACGGAGCGGGTGAAACTGGACGCAATCATGGATGGCTTCAACCTGATCAACCGGTTCAACGTCGCTGATGTGAATCCGTTGTGGGACCAGGCGGGTAAGCCAACAGCGGCATTCGATCCGCGGCAGTTCCAGTTCGCGCTGCGATTGAGCTGGTAG
- a CDS encoding isoaspartyl peptidase/L-asparaginase, with translation MSNFSPVLLVHGGAWAIPDEMVDLHLNGVRAALEKGWLALEKGGSALDAVEEAVVALEDDETFDAGRGSFLNRDGKVQLDAFMMDGQSLRAGGIGCVERIKNPIRVARTILEKSPHVYFVGEGAERFAEENGIPLIDNSELILQREVERLRSAKEQRYLTTPSEFCSPTSSHDTVGAVALDAKGDIAGATSTGGTLNKAPGRVGDSSLIGCGCYADNDTAAASTTGWGEPMMKVVLSKWATDRVGYGDTPEKAAHEAIHYLHRRVHGHGGIILLDRQGRTGVAHNTPRMAWAVRRATGIECAIEAATQNR, from the coding sequence TTGAGCAATTTTTCTCCGGTGTTGCTGGTTCATGGCGGTGCGTGGGCGATTCCCGACGAGATGGTCGATCTGCATCTGAACGGCGTCAGGGCGGCTCTCGAAAAGGGTTGGCTGGCGCTGGAAAAGGGCGGCTCGGCGCTGGACGCGGTTGAAGAAGCGGTGGTTGCGCTTGAGGATGATGAGACCTTCGACGCTGGACGCGGGTCGTTTCTCAACCGCGATGGCAAGGTTCAACTCGACGCTTTCATGATGGATGGCCAGAGTTTGCGGGCGGGTGGCATCGGATGTGTCGAGCGGATCAAAAATCCGATTCGCGTTGCGCGGACGATCCTGGAGAAGAGCCCGCACGTCTACTTCGTTGGCGAGGGAGCGGAGCGATTTGCGGAAGAGAACGGAATTCCGCTGATCGACAATAGCGAACTGATTCTGCAGCGCGAGGTTGAGCGTTTGCGCAGTGCGAAAGAGCAACGGTATCTGACCACGCCTTCGGAGTTCTGCTCGCCGACCAGTTCGCACGACACTGTCGGAGCGGTGGCGCTGGACGCCAAAGGCGATATTGCCGGCGCGACCTCGACGGGCGGCACGCTGAACAAGGCGCCGGGACGAGTTGGCGATTCCTCGCTGATCGGCTGCGGGTGCTATGCGGACAACGATACGGCGGCAGCGTCCACAACTGGATGGGGCGAGCCGATGATGAAGGTCGTTCTGTCGAAGTGGGCGACCGACCGCGTCGGATACGGCGATACCCCAGAAAAGGCGGCCCACGAGGCTATTCACTACCTTCACCGCAGGGTTCATGGGCACGGGGGCATCATTTTGCTGGACCGGCAGGGCCGGACAGGGGTTGCGCACAACACCCCTCGAATGGCCTGGGCCGTCCGGCGTGCTACTGGAATCGAATGCGCCATCGAGGCTGCGACGCAAAATCGCTGA
- a CDS encoding sigma factor-like helix-turn-helix DNA-binding protein, with amino-acid sequence MKLLQMPARIAVVVRASAEETRDVSATFRGSFADEQTWEERGGINEECSPWAIYRNHTVVLLRKYFRMSLEIGRMPSLLGGELFRAKVTAYQVHTFEDSVIFVHDMEQCLAKLDYLSRLLIARIFFQEFSHDEVAAELRITRRQVIRRMFDALDRTSEILLERELLEPSYGADLEMTKKPPTSAGVVDTTTILEFGKADS; translated from the coding sequence ATGAAATTGTTGCAGATGCCTGCCCGCATCGCGGTCGTGGTGAGAGCCTCGGCAGAGGAGACGCGGGACGTCAGTGCCACTTTCAGGGGAAGCTTCGCGGATGAACAGACATGGGAAGAGCGCGGCGGAATTAACGAGGAGTGCAGCCCGTGGGCAATCTACAGGAATCACACAGTCGTACTTTTGCGGAAGTACTTCCGGATGTCGCTGGAGATCGGTCGAATGCCGTCGCTGCTTGGGGGGGAACTGTTTCGAGCCAAGGTGACCGCGTACCAGGTGCACACGTTCGAGGACTCGGTGATCTTCGTGCATGACATGGAGCAGTGCCTGGCGAAGCTGGACTATCTGTCGCGGCTGCTGATCGCCCGCATTTTCTTCCAGGAATTCAGTCACGACGAAGTCGCCGCTGAATTGCGAATCACAAGGCGACAGGTCATCCGGCGAATGTTCGACGCGCTGGATCGGACATCTGAGATCCTGCTGGAGAGGGAGTTGCTGGAGCCCTCTTATGGTGCGGACCTTGAAATGACGAAGAAGCCGCCCACCAGTGCAGGCGTTGTGGATACGACTACGATTCTGGAGTTCGGGAAGGCAGATTCGTAA
- a CDS encoding helix-turn-helix transcriptional regulator has protein sequence MVDFQRLNTRLRDAVATRIASRQLTGLSLARKTGFRQAHISNYLHNRRGLSLEGMDRILTVLGISVLDLIPAGELSERLPKDAADREYDGVALVDAAALREPQPQLQRIEEQLKFKRNFLRRLRADPVTPRASWVRFLLYKASDDDGAAMYPRVLPRATLLIDRHYNSLRSYRRGDTNMYAVLKGNTVLVRNVEIMGKQLTLRPQVHAKPLDFVPIDSGHSYGDYILGRVCHVSIET, from the coding sequence ATGGTCGACTTCCAACGCCTGAACACTCGATTGCGCGACGCCGTGGCAACGCGCATCGCCTCCCGCCAACTCACCGGACTGTCGCTGGCCCGCAAGACCGGCTTCCGGCAGGCCCACATCTCTAACTACCTGCACAATCGGCGCGGGCTCAGCCTCGAAGGCATGGACCGCATACTGACGGTACTTGGAATCTCCGTGCTTGATCTCATTCCCGCCGGAGAACTATCAGAACGTTTACCGAAGGACGCCGCCGATCGCGAGTACGATGGCGTTGCGCTTGTCGATGCCGCCGCCCTCCGCGAACCTCAACCGCAATTGCAGCGCATCGAGGAGCAACTCAAGTTCAAACGCAACTTCCTGCGTCGCCTGCGCGCGGATCCCGTTACGCCGCGCGCCTCGTGGGTTCGATTTCTGCTCTACAAGGCGTCCGATGACGATGGCGCGGCGATGTATCCGCGAGTGCTTCCGCGGGCCACCCTGCTCATCGACCGTCACTACAATTCGTTGCGATCCTATCGCCGGGGCGACACCAATATGTACGCCGTGCTGAAAGGTAACACCGTGCTCGTGCGCAACGTCGAGATCATGGGCAAGCAGCTAACCCTGCGCCCACAGGTCCACGCGAAACCGCTCGACTTCGTTCCCATCGACTCGGGGCACAGCTATGGCGACTACATCCTCGGCCGCGTGTGTCATGTGTCGATTGAAACCTGA
- a CDS encoding dual specificity protein phosphatase — translation MDMTWITDRIAVGGGIWVESKMAEVASQGVTHIIDMQIEFNDTEIARPFGIEVFWNAVDDDFQPKPPFVFQDAVAFGLRALETPDTKLYIHCAAGVHRAPMMTLAVLRAMGYGLKEAMHLVQSKRHVVDFADVYVKSVERFMETFTDSKVLE, via the coding sequence ATGGACATGACGTGGATTACGGATCGGATTGCGGTTGGCGGGGGTATATGGGTCGAGAGCAAGATGGCCGAGGTCGCAAGCCAGGGCGTCACGCATATCATCGACATGCAGATTGAGTTCAACGACACGGAGATCGCGCGGCCTTTCGGGATCGAGGTGTTCTGGAACGCCGTGGATGACGATTTCCAGCCCAAGCCGCCATTCGTCTTCCAGGACGCGGTGGCATTTGGCTTGAGGGCACTGGAAACGCCGGATACGAAGTTGTATATCCATTGCGCTGCGGGAGTGCACCGGGCGCCGATGATGACCCTGGCGGTGCTTCGAGCGATGGGATACGGCCTTAAAGAGGCCATGCACCTGGTGCAATCGAAGCGCCACGTCGTGGATTTCGCCGACGTTTACGTCAAGAGCGTGGAACGGTTCATGGAAACATTTACGGATTCAAAGGTTTTAGAGTAG
- a CDS encoding aminotransferase class I/II-fold pyridoxal phosphate-dependent enzyme, protein MKIRARRESTISVHGGEERHGQNVSMTTDIAQASVFALRDTDELERYAEGKSNAYLYSRYANPTVRVAERKLAELEGGEDCVITASGMAAQLSLALAICQAGDEIVSMLDIYGGTLKLFRDLLSRCGIKTRFVPYHELDRIDSYINKRTRMMFLETPTNPTLRCVDIERLAGIGRKKRLFVVVDNTFATPVLQKPLSLGADAVCHSITKFLGGHSDVTAGAVVGAKKWIDPIRHTTIYTGACLDPNSAFLTIRGMKTLQVRVERACNNAFAIAEFLKGHSRVRRVYYPGLMEAEGHAAAVKQMRDFGMMVSFDIKGAGKAARKFIDSLRLWYLAASLGGVESTVSYPVLASHVGLDKKTLQLLGVSPATVRLSVGIEDSADLVADLDQALRRA, encoded by the coding sequence ATGAAAATAAGGGCAAGAAGAGAATCGACGATTTCGGTACACGGCGGGGAAGAGCGCCATGGCCAGAATGTATCGATGACAACCGACATCGCGCAGGCATCGGTATTTGCTCTTCGGGATACCGATGAACTGGAGCGATATGCGGAAGGGAAGTCCAACGCTTACCTGTATTCGCGATACGCGAACCCGACGGTGCGCGTGGCGGAGCGCAAGCTGGCCGAACTCGAAGGCGGCGAGGACTGTGTCATCACCGCGAGTGGCATGGCCGCGCAGTTGTCGCTGGCGTTGGCGATTTGTCAGGCCGGAGACGAAATCGTCAGCATGCTCGACATCTACGGCGGTACGCTGAAGCTGTTTCGCGATCTGTTGAGCCGCTGCGGCATCAAGACCCGCTTCGTGCCGTATCACGAGCTCGATCGCATTGACAGCTACATCAACAAGCGCACGCGGATGATGTTTCTCGAGACGCCGACGAACCCGACGCTGCGCTGCGTCGACATTGAGCGATTGGCGGGTATTGGCAGGAAGAAGCGACTCTTCGTGGTGGTAGATAACACGTTCGCGACGCCGGTGCTGCAGAAGCCGCTGTCGCTGGGAGCGGACGCAGTTTGCCACTCCATCACGAAATTTCTAGGTGGGCACAGCGATGTCACCGCCGGCGCGGTGGTGGGCGCGAAAAAGTGGATCGATCCAATCCGGCATACGACGATTTACACCGGCGCCTGTCTCGATCCGAACTCGGCGTTCCTGACGATCCGGGGAATGAAGACACTCCAGGTTCGGGTAGAGCGCGCTTGCAACAACGCGTTTGCCATCGCGGAATTCTTGAAAGGGCATTCGCGGGTCCGGCGGGTTTATTACCCCGGGCTGATGGAAGCCGAGGGGCACGCGGCCGCAGTCAAGCAGATGCGCGACTTCGGGATGATGGTCTCGTTCGACATCAAGGGCGCAGGCAAGGCGGCGCGAAAATTTATCGACTCCCTGCGATTGTGGTACCTGGCGGCGAGTTTGGGCGGAGTGGAGTCAACGGTGTCTTACCCGGTGCTGGCGTCGCATGTCGGACTCGATAAAAAGACATTGCAACTGCTGGGGGTGTCGCCGGCAACAGTTCGCTTGTCGGTTGGCATAGAGGATTCGGCAGATCTGGTTGCCGATCTTGACCAGGCATTACGTAGGGCGTAG